A window of Candidatus Methylomirabilota bacterium genomic DNA:
TCGGGCCGTGGCACGAAGCGCAGGCGTCCGCGTACCGCTCGAGGGCCAGTGCACGCGCCTCGGCCGTGAAGGACGGTGCCGGTGGGACGCGGATGATACCCTGCCCGACCTGGCCTTCGCCCTGGGGATAGGCGGCCGGCGGCACCGTCCACGGCGTCGCCGCCAGGCTCTTGATGTAGTGCACGAGCCCCCAGCGTTCCTCCTCGCCCAGGTGCCCCCACGACGGCATCGCCGAGCCCGGCATCCCGCGGGAGATGGTGAGGTAGAGGTCCTCGTCGGTCGGCATACGCTCCCACGTCGAGACGAGGCGGTAGCTGGCGGCCGTGAAGTCGCGCGGCTTGGGGTAGAGCAGGTAGGCGGCCTCGCCGTCGCCACGGCCGCCGGCGCCGTGGCAGGCCGCACACTGCAGGTCGTAGAGCCGCTTGCCCAGGGCGAGCAGGTCCGACGTGGCCGCGCGAATCCGGGAGGGCGTGAGCGCGACGGGGAGCGGCTCACCGGACGACGGCGGAAGCGTCGGTAGGGGGCGGGCGGGGGTGGCCGTCAGGGCGCCGCCGGGCGACGGGGCGCGGGGACTCGACGGCAACAGCCCACACCCCGACCAGGCCAGCGCCACCAGCACCGACAACGGGACCACCAGCCACGTAGCCACCATCCCGGGCGCCTCCTTTGGCTCGAGGCTGCACCCGGTCGAGCCGGCTGGATATGACGCCCGTCATAATGTCGGGGCAGGACGTCAGGGGCCTTCGCGGGCGGCCCGGCGGAAGTCCTCGATCTGGGCGGGCAGGCCGAAGACCCGGACCCTGTCGCCCGGTCGGAGAATCGTGTCGGGCGCCGGGTGGAGCACGAAGTCCCCCGAGGCCCGGGTCAGCGCGACGACGGTGACGGCGAAGCGCTCGCGGATCCGGGCGTCGCGCAGGGACTGGTCCGTCAGCGACGAGTCTTCGAGGATCACGTCGGAGATCTCCGGCAGCGCTTCCCCCAGAGCCCCGCCGGGCGCCGCGTCTTCCATCGTGACCCGAAAGCGGTCCAGATAGGCGAGCACGCGGTCCCTCGGGAGCTGCAGGCGGCGCAGGGCGTGCCGGATGAGCGTGGCGGCCGCCTCGAACTCCGGCTGGATGATCTCCGTGGCGCCGGCCTTGATGAGGCGCTCGCCGTCGGAGACGTTGTGGGCGCGGGCCAGGATGGGGATGTGGAGATTGCGCGCCCTGATGCGGCGGACGGCCAGGTACGCCCCCTCGATCTCGGGCACGGCCAGGATGACCATGGCCGCCCGATCCACGCTCGCCGCCATCAGGATGTGGTCGCTGGAGGCGTCGCCGAACAGGCAGTGCACGCCCCGCCGGCGGACGTTCTTCACCACGTCGGGATCGAGGTCGATCGCGACGTACGGCGCCTGGAAGGTTTCCAGGGCCTCGGCCACCTGACTTCCGACCCGGCCGAAGCCGCACACGATGACGTGCCCGTCCAGGCCCCTGGCCCCCGTATCGCCGAGCGTCGGCTCGTGATCTCGAGCGACTCGGACCTTCTTGATCCAGCCGGGGAGGGTCCGGACGAGAAACGCATTGATCAGGATCGTGAGCATCGACGCGGCCAGGACGGCGTTGTACACGTCGGTTCCCACGTGCCCCGCCATCCGGGCGACCTGGATCAGGATGAACGAGAATTCGCCGATCTGCGTGAGCCCCAGGCCTACGAGGACCGCCGTCCAAAAGGGATGGCGGAACAGCAGCACCACGCCCGTCCAGATGATCAGCTTGCCGAGGACGACCAGCGTGACGATCACCCCGAGCAGGCGGGGGCTGTCGAACACCGCCCAGGGATTGATGAGGGCCCCGATGGTGACGAAGAAGAGGGCGACGAAGACGTCGCGGATGGGCAACAGGCGCGCCAGCGTCTCGTGGGCATAGTCAGAACCGCTGATCAGCAGGCCGGCCAGGAAGGCGCCCAGCGCGAGGGAGAGCCCGACCTCCTGGGTCACGGCGGCCGTGCCCAGCGCGATGGCCAGGGCCACGAGAAGGAACACCTCCTGGCTGCGCATGCGGACCACGTAGGTCAGGATGGGGGGAGCGACTCGGGCCGCCAGGTAGAAGACGGGCACGAGGATGGCGATCCCCAGGCCGAGCGCGGCGCCGATCGAGATCAGCCGGTCGGTGTCGAGAGCCCCCAGGCGGGGCACCAGCACGATGAGCACGACCACGGCGAGATCTTCGACCAGGGTGATGCCGATCATGATGCGGCCGTGGCGGCTGTGCAGCTCTCCCCGGTCGACGAGCAGGCGGGCCAGGACCATCGTGCTCGCCACCGACACCACCATGCCGACGACCATGCCCTGGATCACCGTCCAGCCCAACAGGCCGCCGACGGCCACGCCCAGCACCACCGAGAGAACGATCCCGAGCGGCCCGCCGACGATGGCGACCCACTTGACGCGCAGGAGGTCGCGCAGGGAGAACTCGATGCCGATCGAGAACATGAGGAGCACTACGCCGATCTCGGCGAACAGCTCGAAGGTGTGGATGTCGGAGACGGCCGGCCCCGGCGTCAGGGGGCTCAGGGCCACGCCGGCCACCACGTAGCCGAGGATCAGGGGCTGGTGGGCCAGCCGCGCCAGGATGGCGCCGAACACCGCGGCGACGAACACGAGGGCGAGATCGCGGAAAAATACCGGGTCGGCGACCATCGGGCAGTCACCATATCACGGAGCGCGCCCGGGTCCCGTGGCGTCCCGCTCGTAACGGCTGCCGGCGGAGGCCACTTATGGGTAAGAGAATGATGGTCGGGTCGGCGCTGCTGGCCACCGTGATCGGCGTGACGGCGATGGCCCCGAGGCCTGGGCGCAGGGGTTCGGGTCGGAGCGCAAGCTGGCGGAGAAGGACGGCAAGGGCCGGATCAGACTTCTTGTCGCCGCAGCAGGCGCGCGGCATCTACGCCCTGGGCGCCGACGGCGCGATCAAGGAGTGGCCCGGGAGCCGGGCCGGCTGGACGGCATCTACGAGATGGATGACGGGACGTTCCTGGTGACGGACTGAAACTCGGGATCTCTCTCACGGTAGAACCCGAAGACCGACATGGAGCCACTGGCCAAGGGCTTCAAGGGACAGGCCGACTTCTGCGTCGTCCGCGATGGCCAGGGGCTCATGGTCGTCGTGCCCGACCTGGTGAAGAGCGAGCTGCGGATGGTGCGACTGGCCCACTAGCCCGCGTTCGCGAGCCGTCACCGGGCTGCGATGCCGGCCGGCGCGCCGTCGAGCAGCCGCACCTCTTGCCGTAGGAGCGGCACGCCGATGCCGGCCGCTCCCAGGCGCTCCGTCAGCGCCTGGTAGAGCTCGGCCTCCGCGGGCACCACGTCGGGCACTCGCACCCAGGGATGAACGCCGAGCCGGACG
This region includes:
- a CDS encoding cation:proton antiporter; translation: MVADPVFFRDLALVFVAAVFGAILARLAHQPLILGYVVAGVALSPLTPGPAVSDIHTFELFAEIGVVLLMFSIGIEFSLRDLLRVKWVAIVGGPLGIVLSVVLGVAVGGLLGWTVIQGMVVGMVVSVASTMVLARLLVDRGELHSRHGRIMIGITLVEDLAVVVLIVLVPRLGALDTDRLISIGAALGLGIAILVPVFYLAARVAPPILTYVVRMRSQEVFLLVALAIALGTAAVTQEVGLSLALGAFLAGLLISGSDYAHETLARLLPIRDVFVALFFVTIGALINPWAVFDSPRLLGVIVTLVVLGKLIIWTGVVLLFRHPFWTAVLVGLGLTQIGEFSFILIQVARMAGHVGTDVYNAVLAASMLTILINAFLVRTLPGWIKKVRVARDHEPTLGDTGARGLDGHVIVCGFGRVGSQVAEALETFQAPYVAIDLDPDVVKNVRRRGVHCLFGDASSDHILMAASVDRAAMVILAVPEIEGAYLAVRRIRARNLHIPILARAHNVSDGERLIKAGATEIIQPEFEAAATLIRHALRRLQLPRDRVLAYLDRFRVTMEDAAPGGALGEALPEISDVILEDSSLTDQSLRDARIRERFAVTVVALTRASGDFVLHPAPDTILRPGDRVRVFGLPAQIEDFRRAAREGP